One window from the genome of Saccopteryx leptura isolate mSacLep1 chromosome 8, mSacLep1_pri_phased_curated, whole genome shotgun sequence encodes:
- the GPR15 gene encoding G-protein coupled receptor 15 — MDLEATSAYLDYSYATSQNPDTEETHYHVHYTSVFLPIFYIAVFLIGVLGNLVVMSALHFKQGSRRLIDTFIMNLAASDFIFLITLPLWVDKEASLGLWRTGSFLCKSSSYMISVNMHCSVFLLTCMSVDRYLAILCPTASRKFRRRDCAYGVCASIWFISCLLGLPTLLSRELTLINDKPYCAEKRATSVKLTWALVSLILTFFAPLVSIVTCYCCITRKLCAHYQQTGKHKKKLRKSIKIIFIVVAAFVFSWLPFNTFKLLAIISGLQREFYFSSSFLQLGMEVSGPLAFANSCVNPFIYYIFDSYIHRAVVHCLCPGLKNYDFGSSTETSDSHLTKALSNVIHAQDFARKRKRSVSL; from the coding sequence ATGGACCTAGAAGCAACCTCAGCTTATTTGGATTATTCCTATGCTACAAGCCAAAATCCTGATACTGAGGAGACCCACTACCATGTTCATTACACATCTGTTTTTCTGCCCATCTTTTACATCGCTGTGTTCCTGATCGGAGTGCTGGGCAACCTCGTCGTCATGAGCGCCCTGCATTTCAAGCAGGGCAGCCGAAGACTGATCGACACTTTCATCATGAACCTGGCCGCCTCGGACTTCATTTTCCTCATCACATTGCCTCTCTGGGTGGATAAAGAAGCATCTCTGGGACTGTGGAGAACAGGCTCTTTCCTGTGCAAAAGCAGCTCCTACATGATCTCAGTCAACATGCACTGCAGTGTCTTCCTGCTCACCTGTATGAGTGTTGACCGCTACCTGGCCATTTTGTGTCCAACGGCATCCAGGAAGTTCAGAAGGAGAGACTGTGCGTATGGAGTCTGTGCCAGTATTTGGTTTATCTCCTGCCTCCTGGGGTTGCCTACTCTTCTGTCCAGGGAGCTCACCCTGATCAATGATAAGCCGTACTGTGCAGAGAAGAGGGCTACTTCAGTTAAACTGACTTGGGCTCTGGTGTCCTTAATTCTGACCTTTTTTGCTCCTTTGGTGAGCATTGTGACCTGCTACTGTTGCATCACAAGGAAGCTGTGTGCCCATTACCAGCAGACgggaaaacacaagaaaaagcTGAGGAAATCCATAAAGATCATATTTATTGTCGTGGCAGCCTTTGTCTTCTCCTGGCTGCCCTTTAATACTTTCAAGCTCTTGGCCATTATCTCTGGGTTACAGCGAGAATTCTacttttcctcatcttttctccaGCTGGGCATGGAGGTGAGTGGGCCCTTAGCATTTGCCAACAGCTGTGTTAACCCTTTCATTTACTATATCTTTGATAGCTACATCCACCGGGCCGTTGTGCACTGCTTGTGCCCCGGCCTGAAGAACTATGACTTTGGGAGCAGCACTGAGACATCCGATAGTCACCTCACTAAGGCTCTCTCCAACGTTATTCATGCTCAGGATTTcgccagaaagagaaagaggtctGTGTCACTCTAA
- the CLDND1 gene encoding claudin domain-containing protein 1 isoform X2: MDNRFATAFVIACVLSLISTIYMAASIGTDFWYEYRSPVQENSSDLNKNIWNDFASDEADEKTYNDALFRYNGTVGLWRRCITVPQNINWNNQEKTESFDMVTRCNGFTLNEQFMEKYVDPGNHNSGIDLLRTYLWRCQFLLPFVSLGLMCFGALIGLCACICRSLYPTIATGILHLLAGLCTLGSVSCYVAGIELLHQKLELPESVTGEFGWSFCLACVSAPLQFMASALFIWAAHTNRKEYTLMKAYRVA, encoded by the exons ATGGATAACCGTTTTGCTACAGCATTTGTCATTGCGTGTGTGCTTAGCCTCATTTCCACCATCTACATGGCTGCCTCCATCGGCACAGACTTCTGGTATGAATATCGAAGTCCAGTTCAAGAAAATTCCAGCGATTTGAACAAAAACATCTGGAACGACTTCGCTAGCGATGAGGCAGATGAAAAGACTTACAATGACGCACTTTTCCGATACAATGGCACAGTGGGATTGTGGAGACGGTGTATCACTGTACCCCAAAACATAAATTGGAATAACCAGGAAAAGACAG AATCGTTTGACATGGTCACAAGATGCAATGGTTTCACATTAAATGAGCAGTTCATGGAGAAGTATGTCGATCCTGGAAACCACAATAGTGGGATTGATCTTCTTCGGACCT ATCTTTGGCGTTGCCAGTTCCTTCTACCTTTCGTCAGCCTGGGTCTGATGTGCTTTGGGGCTTTGATTGGACTCTGTGCTTGTATCTGCCGGAGCTTGTACCCCACCATTGCCACAGGCATCCTCCATCTCCTCGCAG gtCTGTGCACACTGGGCTCAGTGAGCTGTTACGTGGCTGGAATTGAACTACTCCACCAGAAACTCGAGCTGCCTGAGAGTGTGACCGGGGAGTTCGGGTGGTCCTTCTGCCTGGCTTGTGTCTCGGCCCCTCTGCAGTTCATGGCTTCTGCTCTCTTCATCTGGGCGGCGCACACCAACCGGAAGGAGTACACCTTAATGAAGGCGTACCGTGTGGCTTGA
- the CLDND1 gene encoding claudin domain-containing protein 1 isoform X1, whose translation MGGDRLENKTSVSVASWSSLNARMDNRFATAFVIACVLSLISTIYMAASIGTDFWYEYRSPVQENSSDLNKNIWNDFASDEADEKTYNDALFRYNGTVGLWRRCITVPQNINWNNQEKTESFDMVTRCNGFTLNEQFMEKYVDPGNHNSGIDLLRTYLWRCQFLLPFVSLGLMCFGALIGLCACICRSLYPTIATGILHLLAGLCTLGSVSCYVAGIELLHQKLELPESVTGEFGWSFCLACVSAPLQFMASALFIWAAHTNRKEYTLMKAYRVA comes from the exons ATGGGCG GTGATAGACTAGAGAACAAGACCTCTGTCTCCGTAGCATCCTGG AGCAGTCTGAATGCCAGAATGGATAACCGTTTTGCTACAGCATTTGTCATTGCGTGTGTGCTTAGCCTCATTTCCACCATCTACATGGCTGCCTCCATCGGCACAGACTTCTGGTATGAATATCGAAGTCCAGTTCAAGAAAATTCCAGCGATTTGAACAAAAACATCTGGAACGACTTCGCTAGCGATGAGGCAGATGAAAAGACTTACAATGACGCACTTTTCCGATACAATGGCACAGTGGGATTGTGGAGACGGTGTATCACTGTACCCCAAAACATAAATTGGAATAACCAGGAAAAGACAG AATCGTTTGACATGGTCACAAGATGCAATGGTTTCACATTAAATGAGCAGTTCATGGAGAAGTATGTCGATCCTGGAAACCACAATAGTGGGATTGATCTTCTTCGGACCT ATCTTTGGCGTTGCCAGTTCCTTCTACCTTTCGTCAGCCTGGGTCTGATGTGCTTTGGGGCTTTGATTGGACTCTGTGCTTGTATCTGCCGGAGCTTGTACCCCACCATTGCCACAGGCATCCTCCATCTCCTCGCAG gtCTGTGCACACTGGGCTCAGTGAGCTGTTACGTGGCTGGAATTGAACTACTCCACCAGAAACTCGAGCTGCCTGAGAGTGTGACCGGGGAGTTCGGGTGGTCCTTCTGCCTGGCTTGTGTCTCGGCCCCTCTGCAGTTCATGGCTTCTGCTCTCTTCATCTGGGCGGCGCACACCAACCGGAAGGAGTACACCTTAATGAAGGCGTACCGTGTGGCTTGA